A genomic window from Megalobrama amblycephala isolate DHTTF-2021 linkage group LG2, ASM1881202v1, whole genome shotgun sequence includes:
- the LOC125263828 gene encoding C2 calcium-dependent domain-containing protein 4C yields the protein MWVLEKIRDSVETNVLRQGEAGDKGKAPVYSNVLTPDKIPDFFIPPKLVSCPPETEASDVKSKESLRPSTSEQTISNKKISSPRSPRLVSKLAGDTKNLLRAANRHIIQIESADDVVAGDTNADPQSQTAMSLPYIPKTQTSYGFATLMESPHTRRKESLFHCDHTSPVTSPNTQRKSQSKSSNEGNHLNPPDFSTSHINPYRYFSGGESDTCSSAESSPFSSPLLSRSASLLKIFTHETQAKVAKGKRTFARHSSLSTDECSSAEPSPNVPRRSHCSTLQGGGALDHLHGADRQHKEHTINMHKGGTVRLCSDYDPGTARLRIRIMAAEDLYDPMFDIKSINCCVSLYLNPGKLQKQRSTIIKNSRNPVFNEDFFFDSVTSAQVKNLALKIKVVNKGTSLKRDVLLGEREVPLCKLLSGF from the coding sequence ATGTGGGTTCTGGAGAAGATCCGGGACTCAGTTGAAACAAATGTGCTCCGGCAAGGAGAGGCAGGTGACAAGGGGAAGGCGCCTGTCTATAGCAATGTCCTCACACCCGATAAGATTCCAGATTTCTTCATCCCTCCAAAGCTGGTAAGCTGCCCACCAGAGACAGAAGCTTCTGACGTCAAGTCCAAAGAAAGTCTGAGACCCTCAACGTCTGAGCAAACAATCAGCAACAAGAAGATCAGCAGCCCTCGTAGCCCACGATTGGTCAGCAAGTTGGCAGGAGACACCAAGAACCTGCTTAGGGCGGCAAACCGCCACATCATTCAGATCGAGAGCGCGGACGACGTTGTAGCAGGTGACACAAATGCTGACCCTCAATCCCAGACCGCCATGTCACTTCCTTACATTCCAAAGACTCAGACTTCTTATGGCTTTGCCACGTTGATGGAGAGTCCCCACACCCGGCGAAAAGAATCCCTGTTCCACTGTGACCACACCAGCCCAGTAACATCACCCAACACCCAACGCAAGTCCCAAAGCAAGAGCAGCAATGAGGGGAATCACCTCAACCCTCCGGACTTCAGCACCTCGCACATAAACCCCTACCGATACTTTAGCGGTGGCGAGAGCGACACTTGCTCTTCGGCAGAGTCCTCCCCATTCAGTTCGCCACTGCTCTCTCGTTCCGCCTCCTTACTCAAGATCTTCACCCATGAGACACAGGCCAAGGTCGCAAAAGGTAAGCGGACATTTGCCAGGCATAGTTCCTTGTCCACTGACGAGTGCAGCTCGGCAGAGCCAAGCCCTAACGTTCCTAGACGGAGCCACTGTTCCACCTTGCAAGGTGGTGGAGCTCTGGACCATCTTCATGGCGCGGACCGTCAACACAAAGAGCACACCATCAACATGCACAAAGGAGGCACCGTCCGACTTTGTTCAGACTACGACCCAGGTACAGCCCGCCTGCGAATCCGCATTATGGCGGCAGAGGACTTGTATGATCCCATGTTTGACATTAAGAGCATCAACTGTTGCGTGTCGCTCTACCTCAATCCAGGCAAGTTGCAGAAGCAGAGGAGCACGATAATCAAGAACAGCCGCAATCCCGTCTTCAACGAGGACTTCTTTTTTGATTCGGTGACTTCGGCTCAGGTTAAGAACCTAGCTTTGAAGATCAAGGTTGTGAATAAAGGCACTAGCCTGAAAAGAGACGTGCTGTTAGGTGAAAGGGAGGTCCCTTTGTGCAAGCTCTTGTCTGGATTTTAG
- the cdc34a gene encoding cell division cycle 34 homolog (S. cerevisiae) a produces the protein MAQHGHHHVASSQKALMLELKSLQDEPVEGFKITLVDESDLYNWEVAIFGPPNTHYEGGYFKARIKFPIDYPYSPPAFRFLTKMWHPNIYENGDVCISILHPPVDDPQSGELPSERWNPTQNVRTILLSVISLLNEPNTFSPANVDASVMYRKWRDSKGKDREYAEIIRKQVLATKAEAERDGVKVPTTLAEYCVRTRAPAADEGTTLFYDDYYDDEDLDDDDEEAADCCYDEDDSGTEDS, from the exons ATGGCTCAGCATGGACACCACCATGTTGCGAGTTCCCAAAAGGCTTTAATGCTGGAGCTGAAAAGTCTCCAGGACGAGCCGGTTGAAGGCTTCAAAATAACTTTAGTCGACGAGTCGGACTTGTACAACTGGGAAGTCGCGATTTTCGGACCCCCTAACACGCACTATGAGGGGGGTTATTTTAAG GCACGCATCAAATTCCCCATCGACTACCCGTACTCACCTCCTGCCTTCAGATTCCTCACCAAGATGTGGCATCCCAACATCTATGAG AATGGCGACgtatgtatttccatactgcaCCCACCAGTGGACGATCCCCAGAGTGGTGAACTGCCTTCAGAGAGGTGGAACCCAACACAGAATGTGAG AACGATCTTATTGAGCGTTATCTCGCTGCTGAATGAGCCCAACACCTTCTCGCCAGCCAACGTGGATGCCTCTGTCATGTACCGTAAATGGAGGGACAGTAAGGGGAAAGACCGCGAGTATGCAGAGATCATCAG GAAACAGGTTTTAGCCACCAAAGCCGAAGCAGAGCGGGACGGAGTCAAAGTACCCACCACACTGGCGGAATACTGCGTCCGTACCCGCGCCCCAGCTGCCGACGAGGGCACTACCTTATTCTACGATGACTACTACGATGATGAGGATTTAgacgatgatgatgaagaagcTGCGGACTGTTGCTATGATGAAGACGACTCTGGGACGGAGGACTCTTGA